In the Desulfitobacterium hafniense DCB-2 genome, ACTTTACTTATTTATGGTAAATGTTATTCGAAGTTTCGCATCGTTTGGAAATGATCAAGATCGATAAAATCAAGAGGTAGGTACTTCGTTTGATGGATATTTGTTCAAATGTTTCTTTTCACTAGCTGTTAGACACATTGTTATTGCTGCTAAGTGCTTCTTTAAAAAGAAGCACTTAGCCTGCTCATCATGTTTCAGTCTCGTTACTCTCATCTCTCAATATAGGAATAACAGAGTTGGCATTCGGTAATACCGTTATTTTCAAACCAGCTGTATCATCAGGAATAACATCATCAATGGCCTCTTGCAGGCTCTTCGTAACCTTAACCATGAGAGCTTTGGCTAATTCCGGGGATACTTTGTCAGACACCAGGATTGTTTTCGCTTTTAGAAATGTTCTGGTCCAAAGATAGGCTTTATGAGGACCGATCACAAACTCTTTTTCTTTAAAGGAAGTCACAAGGTCTGACGGATTATCATATAAGGCCATGGTCTTGGCAAAGCTTTCTTCTCCAGACCCTTCGCTGCATTGAGCCACTAAGATGATGACTCCTCCCGGCTTAACCAGCTGCAAGGCCGGGGTTAAGGCTTTCTGAGCCTGATAGGCGTTGATATCTTTCGGAAACCCTCCCGGGGATGCGATGACAATGTCAGCCGAACTCATCGGTACGCCAAAAATACTCTTGGCAAATTCAACCGCAACACCATGAGCTGTCCTGGGATGACCGGCAACAGCTTTAACGACCTTCTTTTGGGTATTAAGTACAACATTGACAATCATATCAACCCCAATGATCCGGCCGCAATCCTCTAAATCGATCCGCGCCGGATTTCCTTCCATTTGCCCCAGTTCAGCACCGGGTTGAAAAAGCCGGACATGATTCCCTGTGATCGTCTCTCTTCCGCCTAAGCCAATGACCGCACCTTTAACTCCTGCGGTGAATCCCATAAATTGATGGGCATCAACCATACCGGTCACAATTTTAAAATCCGCCTGAGCAAAATATTGATTGACATAGACAGGCGTTCCTAAGGGAGATGTGCCCAAAAAAGTCAGACAATCCTGATCATCCGCATCGTGGGGAAGAACCTGTTTTATTTTTTTGGGCAATTCCTCACCCAATATATAATTCATCTCTTCCTGAGTTGCCGGATGATGCAGTCCGCCACCCACAAGCACCGTAATTTGGTCGCCATGGATTCCAAATTCGGCTAGCCAGGGCAGCAGCTTCTCCACAATGAGGCGAGAGGGCACAGGACGTGTCATATCACTCACAGCGATAGCCACTGACTTTGCGTTTCTTAGTTTATCAAAATTGATATTCCCTATTAAATTTTGTAAAGCTGCCGAAATTTGTTCGCCGGCTTCAGCAGTGGGCTCTACCGATTTTAATCTACCATAGACACAGTCAACATCATCGGGTATCAAGCAAGCTTGTGTCCCATGCCCATAAGGCAATTCAATTGTTTTCACACTTTCACCCCTGCCTCACTCAGAGTTGGATTTTCCCTTTACCATCGCTGTTTTTGAATGAGCGACCCCTATTTTTATGCGCTGGGATAGAGGCGGGTAAGCACAAACTCCTTGTGATTGAGCACTTCGGCATCAGTTAAGCAGCCACGTGCTGTTTTCACTACGCATTCCATTACTTTATCTGCCGCCTGATCAAGAGTCAGCTCTCTGCTGAGCACGCCGCTGATATCCACATCGATATGCTCAGACATAAATTCACAAGTTTTCGGATTCGCCGACATTTTGATCACAGGTTCAATGGGGTTGCCCACGATATTGCCTTGACCCGTGATGAAAATATGAAGGGTTGCTCCGGCTGCCATCATGAGTGTAACACATTCAGCTGCCGCTGCCGAAGTATTCATGAAATAGCGTCCTGGTTTTGTCGGCTCTTCTGCCATTTCCAAAAGACCAATAATGGGGACCTTGCCGGCCTTTTGAATATTGCCCATGGCTTTTTCTTCAATCGTTGTCAAACCGCCGGCAATATTCCCTTGGGTTGGTTGTGTACCTAAAAGATCGGCTCCTTTGGATTCAATCATATCCATATACTCTTTATGGACTCTCAAAAATTCCTGAGCAAGTTCGGGCGTAGCAAAATGTTTAGCGAGAATATGCTCTCCTCCCGTTGTTTCAGGTGTTTCGCCAAAGATAACCGTGCCGCCCATTTCCACCAAACGGTCACCGACTACACCTGCTGTGGGATTTCCTGCAAGACCCGAAGTCGTATCGGATTCACCGCACTTGAAGCTCACCACCAGATCTTTCAGTTCACATTCTACTTTTTCTAAAGATGTGGCGTATTTTACATATTCATGGGCTTTGCGGGAAGCCATTTCAATGGTTTTTAAATCACCATGGCCCTCAATACCGAAGTAGGTTACAGGTTTACCGGTTTCAGCAATGCCATCGGCGACTCGCTTCGCCCAGTTTTGTTCAATACCGATAACGACGACAGCCGCCACGTTGGGATTGCGTCCCGCTCCGATAATGGTCTTGAAATGCAGCTCAAGGTCGGCTCCGAATTGGATACGGCCATAGGGATGGGGAAGTGCCAGAGTTCCGGCAATATTGTTGGCAACTGCTTCACAAGCAGCATTGGACAAATCATCCACAGGAAGAATAAGCACATAGTTGCGAATACCGATACGCCCATTGTCCCGACGATAGCCTAAGATCTTAGTTTCCATAATCCCACCTCGCAGTCTTTAAGTTATGAGTATGTACCCAGTCTCCCACCTTAATATCCTGGGTTACTTTGCCCACATTTTCACCATACTTGATTAAGTTTTCACCCTGTTTCTTGCTTTTGAGAGCAATTTTGTGTCCCAGTTGGATGTCATGGTTTGCTGTGACATGGAATTCTTCCCCGCTATGAATGTCCACGCCCATGACTTTCTCGCCGGCCTTAATATCCTGCACGGCGACGCCAACATCATCTTGAGCCTCATGCAATAAGAATTTATGGCTGCTCATCTCATTTCCTCCTTTGTGCTTTTTACCACTCGTTCTAGTGGTATGTTGTATGTGGTATTACCACTAGCCTCAGTTTATACGATCCGTCACGATCTGTCAATATGTATTAAAGAGTTTTTTCACGAATTATTGATGAACCTTTCTTTCTCACCTTCACCACCTCTAAAGCATACTTTAGTATAAGGAATCGAAGGAGGTGCCCCATTAATGAGCTACATTGACAAGGCCAGGGTACTTGGGGAAGCGCTCAAACAAACCCCCGAAGTACAAGCTATCCTTTCCGCAGAGGCGGCCATCAAAGCCGATCCGGAAGCCAACGAAGCATTTCTCCAATATCAGGAAAAGGAACGCCAAATCGTTACCACTCAGATGATCAGTAAGGTCATTCCCGAAAAAGATGCTCTGGCCCTTATCGATCTTAAAGTCCGCCTGATCAACAAACATCCCCTGATTCGCACCTATTTTCAGGCCCAGCAAAGCTTTGAACGGGTCATGGCCATGGTTAATCTCACCATTACCACGACCATCCATGGCATGCCCAGCGCCGATCAGCTTCCCCTGCCTGACGAAATCAAAAACATGGCCCAAAAGGTTTTGGAATCCATAGGAGGGGGCCAGCAGTCCAAGACCATGGAAATCCCTAAGGATATGAAGCTTCCTCCCGGACTAAAGCTGCCCCAGGGCTTTAAAATTCCCGGTCTGCCCGAAGAACGCTAGGGAATCTTCTGATGCGGCCTCAAAATTATTGCGGTCCCCGCTTCGAAAACCAGATTCTCCACCCTGTCACCCTCCTGGCCTTTCTGATTGTGATCACCATCGGGGGGTTTCTTATCCTCTACACCTGGTTTTTTTAATCCTCAAGCAAGATAGGAGGTGAGTGACTTGGCTATAGCGAATGAATCTATCTGCCCCCTGCCTGTCGCTCCCCTCTCCCTTTCCCTGCTTGTTACCAGCCCTATCCAGCGCAACATCCCCTTCGTCCCGGTCACCGCCGTTCTCTTCCCCCTGGCCAGGGTGGAACTGCCTTATGCCGGCCTGGTGGTGGCCGGCTTGGATATTCTTATGAACTTTCTGGTCAAGCGTTCCCTGGTGGCGGCCCCCCCCTCTCCCCCAAGAACTCCGTCAGAGTCCTATACAGTCACCCTGACCCTGGATCAACTAGCCGATCTCATTCAGAGAACCTCTCAGGGTCAGGCTATACGTCCCGGCGGTGCCTTTCAGACCGCCCCTTCGGCGGCATCCTGGGGAGATGAACCTCTCTTTCCTGACCATCTAAGTTTTTCCCTCTCCATAAGCGGTCCCTTTGGGACCTTCGATGGTACACC is a window encoding:
- the larA gene encoding nickel-dependent lactate racemase; translation: MKTIELPYGHGTQACLIPDDVDCVYGRLKSVEPTAEAGEQISAALQNLIGNINFDKLRNAKSVAIAVSDMTRPVPSRLIVEKLLPWLAEFGIHGDQITVLVGGGLHHPATQEEMNYILGEELPKKIKQVLPHDADDQDCLTFLGTSPLGTPVYVNQYFAQADFKIVTGMVDAHQFMGFTAGVKGAVIGLGGRETITGNHVRLFQPGAELGQMEGNPARIDLEDCGRIIGVDMIVNVVLNTQKKVVKAVAGHPRTAHGVAVEFAKSIFGVPMSSADIVIASPGGFPKDINAYQAQKALTPALQLVKPGGVIILVAQCSEGSGEESFAKTMALYDNPSDLVTSFKEKEFVIGPHKAYLWTRTFLKAKTILVSDKVSPELAKALMVKVTKSLQEAIDDVIPDDTAGLKITVLPNANSVIPILRDESNETET
- a CDS encoding UxaA family hydrolase, translated to METKILGYRRDNGRIGIRNYVLILPVDDLSNAACEAVANNIAGTLALPHPYGRIQFGADLELHFKTIIGAGRNPNVAAVVVIGIEQNWAKRVADGIAETGKPVTYFGIEGHGDLKTIEMASRKAHEYVKYATSLEKVECELKDLVVSFKCGESDTTSGLAGNPTAGVVGDRLVEMGGTVIFGETPETTGGEHILAKHFATPELAQEFLRVHKEYMDMIESKGADLLGTQPTQGNIAGGLTTIEEKAMGNIQKAGKVPIIGLLEMAEEPTKPGRYFMNTSAAAAECVTLMMAAGATLHIFITGQGNIVGNPIEPVIKMSANPKTCEFMSEHIDVDISGVLSRELTLDQAADKVMECVVKTARGCLTDAEVLNHKEFVLTRLYPSA
- a CDS encoding UxaA family hydrolase, giving the protein MSSHKFLLHEAQDDVGVAVQDIKAGEKVMGVDIHSGEEFHVTANHDIQLGHKIALKSKKQGENLIKYGENVGKVTQDIKVGDWVHTHNLKTARWDYGN
- a CDS encoding YlbF family regulator, with the protein product MSYIDKARVLGEALKQTPEVQAILSAEAAIKADPEANEAFLQYQEKERQIVTTQMISKVIPEKDALALIDLKVRLINKHPLIRTYFQAQQSFERVMAMVNLTITTTIHGMPSADQLPLPDEIKNMAQKVLESIGGGQQSKTMEIPKDMKLPPGLKLPQGFKIPGLPEER